ctATTATTTTACCCTAACCCTTTTATGTAGGTACAAGATGTGAGGTctgggagtggggggggggggggggggggggggggggcatacatATCATAATATCCTGCAACAACCAACATTGACGTCTAGTCATCTTGACTAGATGAGATTCTCAGATTAATAATCTGGATTACAGAAAGAGGATCGACTCTAGAGGAAGtgggtggctcttaaaagagcctttggGTTTCAGGATCAAGGATCAAGACCAGGATGAGGTTTAGCCTCCGAAGCCGTACAGGGTGCGACCCTGTCTCTTCAGAGCGTAGACCACGTCCATGGCGGTGACGGTCTTCCTCTTGGCGTGCTCGGTGTAGGTGACGGCGTCACGGATGACGTTCTCCAGGAAGACCTTGAGCACACCGCGGGTCTCCTC
The Enoplosus armatus isolate fEnoArm2 chromosome 13, fEnoArm2.hap1, whole genome shotgun sequence genome window above contains:
- the LOC139295704 gene encoding histone H4, translated to MSGRGKGGKGLGKGGAKRHRKVLRDNIQGITKPAIRRLARRGGVKRISGLIYEETRGVLKVFLENVIRDAVTYTEHAKRKTVTAMDVVYALKRQGRTLYGFGG